In Eupeodes corollae chromosome 3, idEupCoro1.1, whole genome shotgun sequence, a single genomic region encodes these proteins:
- the LOC129949567 gene encoding catalase-like has product MADKDIAANQLEDYKKTAGDAIPTVTTGFGAPIGIKDASLTVGPRGPILLEDIQLIDELAHFDRERIPERVVHAKGAGAFGYFEVTHDITKYCAAKVFESVNKRTPIAVRFSTVGGESGSADTVRDPRGFAVKFYTDDGIWDLVGNNTPVFFVRDPILFPSFIHTQKRNPRTHLKDPNMVWDFFSLRPETSHQFAILFSDRGIPDGYRHMNGYGSHTFKLINADNVPFYCKFHYKTDQGIRNLDVKRAAELSASDPDYSIRDLYNAIAAGNFPSWTMYIQVMTFEQAKTYKDNPFDVTKVWSHKDFPLIPVGKLVLNRNPTNYFAEVEQIAFAPSHLVPGIEPSPDKMLQGRLFSYGDTHRYRLGANYLQLPVNCPYRVPVKNYQRDGAMCFTDNQDGAPNYYPNSFSGPEESQRARNLRTRFSTTGDVDRYYSGDLDNFSQVTNFYVNVLSCDEKRRLVENVAASLSGAIPAIQARAVKNFTQVHPDLGSQLTKELQLLSSAKM; this is encoded by the coding sequence aTGGCTGATAAAGATATAGCAGCAAACCAGTTGGAAGACTATAAAAAGACCGCAGGTGACGCTATTCCAACGGTAACTACAGGATTTGGTGCACCAATTGGCATTAAAGATGCTAGTTTAACGGTGGGTCCGAGGGGGCCTATACTTTTAGAAGACATTCAATTAATTGATGAGCTTGCCCATTTTGATCGGGAACGAATTCCTGAACGGGTTGTTCATGCTAAGGGAGCTGGAGCTTTTGGTTATTTTGAAGTAACCCATGACATAACGAAATACTGCGCAGCAAAGGTATTTGAAAGTGTAAACAAGCGCACTCCAATAGCAGTACGGTTTTCAACGGTCGGCGGGGAGAGCGGATCAGCTGATACTGTACGAGACCCCAGAGGATTTGCAGTTAAATTCTACACTGATGACGGAATTTGGGATCTTGTTGGCAACAACACACCGGTGTTTTTCGTAAGGGATCCAATACTATTCCCAAGTTTTATCCATACGCAAAAGAGAAATCCACGAACACATTTAAAAGATCCAAACATGGTGTGGGATTTCTTTTCTCTACGTCCAGAAACTAGTCATCAATTTGCAATTCTGTTCTCTGATAGAGGTATCCCCGATGGTTACCGTCACATGAATGGCTATGGATCACATACTTTTAAATTGATCAATGCTGATAACGTACCATTTTATTGTAAGTTCCATTATAAGACCGACCAAGGAATTCGTAATTTGGACGTGAAGCGCGCTGCGGAACTTTCTGCATCAGACCCAGATTATAGTATCAGGGATTTATATAATGCAATTGCAGCAGGAAATTTCCCAAGTTGGACAATGTACATTCAAGTTATGACCTTTGAGCAAGCTAAAACATACAAAGATAATCCATTTGATGTTACCAAGGTATGGTCGCACAAGGATTTCCCATTGATTCCAGTTGGAAAATTGGTGTTGAATCGCAATCCAACTAATTATTTTGCTGAAGTCGAACAAATTGCATTTGCCCCATCTCACTTGGTGCCAGGAATTGAACCTTCTCCAGATAAAATGCTACAAGGAAGACTCTTTTCCTATGGAGATACACATCGTTATCGACTTGGAGCTAACTATTTACAGCTGCCAGTGAATTGTCCATATCGTGTGCCAGTGAAAAACTACCAACGTGATGGTGCAATGTGCTTTACTGATAATCAAGACGGTGCTCCAAATTACTATCCGAACTCATTTTCCGGCCCCGAGGAATCTCAACGTGCAAGAAATTTACGAACTAGATTTTCAACAACGGGAGATGTCGACCGTTACTACAGTGGAGATCTTGATAATTTCTCTCAAGTTACCAACTTTTATGTTAATGTTCTTTCATGTGATGAAAAGAGAAGGTTGGTAGAAAATGTCGCTGCTAGTTTAAGTGGAGCTATTCCGGCGATCCAGGCAAGGGCGGTGAAAAACTTTACTCAAGTACATCCTGATCTTGGGTCACAGCTTACTAAGGAATTGCAGCTATTGAGTTCAGctaaaatgtaa